The Streptomyces sp. TLI_105 DNA segment GCGCCGACCACATCCGTCCGATGCTGTGCGGCATGAGCGACACACCGGTCAAGCAGCAGAACACCGCCGCCTACTACATGCAGGCCGTCATCTCCTTCGGGATCGCGATCGCCGCCGTGGCCATCGGGATCTACCAGCTCGACGCCAGCGCCTGGGTCCGGGCCTTCCTCGCCGTCTCGGTCCTCTACCTCACGACCTCGGCCTTCACCCTCGCCAAGGTCGTCCGCGACCGCCAGGAGGCCGGCCAGATCGTCAGCCGGGTGGACCAGGCCCGCCTGGAGAAGCTCCTCGCCGAGCACGACCCCTTCCAGAAGCTCTGAGCGCCCGAGGATCTAAGCGCTTGCTCACCCTCGTTGTATGGTGTTCGTCCTGACGGGGTCCGAGAAGGAGTGTGGGATGAGCACGGCGGAGGAGACGCCCGGGGGCGAGGACATGCCCTGGGACGAGGTCACGCCCGAGGCGGCCCGGAGGCTGCTCGTGGCCGCCGTCGAGGCGTTCGCCGAGCGCGGCTACCACGCCACCACCACCCGGGACATCGCGGGCCGCGCCGGGATGAGCCCCGCCGCGCTCTACATCCACTACAAGACCAAGGAAGAGCTGCTCCACCGGATCAGCCGCATCGGTCACGACAAGGCCCTGGAGATCCTCCGGGCCGCGGCCGACGGCGACGGCACCGCCGCCGAGCGGCTCGCCGACGCCGTCCGCTCCTTCGTCCGCTGGCACGCCGAGCGCCACACGACCGCGCGCGTCGTCCAGTACGAGCTCG contains these protein-coding regions:
- a CDS encoding TetR/AcrR family transcriptional regulator, encoding MSTAEETPGGEDMPWDEVTPEAARRLLVAAVEAFAERGYHATTTRDIAGRAGMSPAALYIHYKTKEELLHRISRIGHDKALEILRAAADGDGTAAERLADAVRSFVRWHAERHTTARVVQYELDALGPEHRAEIIELRRESDATVRRILEEGAAAGEFDVLDVSGTAVAVLSLCIDVSRWFNTQGRRTADEIGVLYADLVLRMVGAQK
- a CDS encoding YiaA/YiaB family inner membrane protein, giving the protein MSDTPVKQQNTAAYYMQAVISFGIAIAAVAIGIYQLDASAWVRAFLAVSVLYLTTSAFTLAKVVRDRQEAGQIVSRVDQARLEKLLAEHDPFQKL